A genomic region of Gemmatimonadota bacterium contains the following coding sequences:
- a CDS encoding metallophosphoesterase translates to MRFVHLADVHLDTSFAGRSATVRRRLREASRDAFRRTADLAIREDANALLIAGDLFDGDRLSFQTERFLLEQMRRLEQHGVTVVYATGNHDPGSPLSGPRPLDWPANVHVAWDATPKRILIHDREGEPAGHVSAAGHAGDREKRDLSRLLPAPTGDLPEVALLHTQVHSSLGAEAHHAYAPSELTYLIRSGFDYWALGHVHVRQELSLDPPVVYAGSLLGRTHTDTGARGALLVDLSDREAPEISFRALTPIRWETITVDHLEGADSLDRLEQRIGAVWRSFRDGQAAASDVEWMVRVQLAGPCPLWKELQDDENRDELARELAEALGALDVVVMADRVHPVIPIHEHRIRTDVLGETLRLSESIRRGETRLTALDAGTLAGVTSEDAAVVDAYVRELLREADGELAARLLASEGDAP, encoded by the coding sequence ATGCGTTTCGTCCACCTGGCCGACGTCCACCTCGACACCTCCTTCGCAGGCCGTTCAGCGACCGTACGACGTCGACTCCGAGAGGCGTCCCGGGATGCCTTCCGCCGCACCGCCGACCTCGCGATACGAGAGGACGCCAACGCTCTCCTGATCGCCGGCGACCTCTTCGACGGCGACCGACTCTCCTTCCAGACCGAGCGGTTTCTCCTGGAGCAGATGCGCCGCCTCGAGCAACACGGTGTCACCGTGGTATACGCGACGGGCAACCACGACCCCGGGTCGCCGCTCTCCGGCCCGCGACCGCTGGATTGGCCGGCGAACGTGCACGTCGCCTGGGACGCCACTCCCAAACGGATCCTCATACACGACCGGGAAGGTGAGCCCGCGGGCCACGTATCGGCCGCGGGCCACGCAGGCGACCGGGAGAAACGGGACCTCTCGCGACTTCTTCCGGCTCCGACGGGCGACCTGCCCGAAGTGGCGTTGCTGCACACTCAGGTGCACTCGTCCCTCGGAGCTGAAGCTCATCACGCGTACGCACCCTCGGAGCTCACGTATCTCATCCGTTCCGGCTTCGACTACTGGGCGCTGGGCCATGTGCATGTCCGCCAGGAGCTCTCCCTGGACCCTCCGGTCGTGTACGCGGGAAGCCTTCTGGGGCGTACCCATACCGATACCGGGGCGCGCGGAGCGCTCTTGGTCGACCTCAGCGACCGCGAGGCGCCGGAGATCTCTTTCCGGGCCCTGACGCCGATCCGGTGGGAGACGATCACCGTCGACCACTTGGAAGGAGCCGACTCCCTCGACCGGCTCGAGCAACGCATCGGAGCCGTGTGGCGGTCGTTCCGCGACGGGCAGGCAGCCGCCTCGGACGTCGAGTGGATGGTTCGTGTCCAGCTCGCCGGACCGTGCCCTCTCTGGAAGGAGCTCCAGGACGACGAGAACCGGGACGAGCTCGCTCGGGAGCTGGCGGAGGCGCTGGGTGCTCTCGACGTCGTCGTCATGGCGGACCGGGTTCACCCGGTCATTCCGATCCATGAGCATCGCATCCGCACCGACGTGCTCGGCGAGACCCTGCGGCTCAGCGAATCGATCCGCCGGGGCGAGACGCGGTTGACAGCGCTCGACGCCGGCACCCTCGCGGGTGTCACCTCCGAAGACGCGGCGGTCGTCGACGCATACGTTCGCGA